The Cytophagia bacterium CHB2 region CTTGGTGTCTTCAACAGCGCATTAATGAATGACGCCGTTTACAAGTTCAAACGTTACGAAGACGCCAGCCTGACATATTTGGACATCAATAAACACGAGGGCGAGGACATTGGCCTTTATGACACCGTATTGAGCGCGGCGGATTATGCGGCAACTTTTGAGAATGTGTCAGTTGGAAAAGTTGAAAAGTATCAACATCGACCACAAGCTAAAGCGGAGGCGCTGAAAAAAATATCGAAGGCCGCTGCGTGAAGGTTTCTCGATTTGCAGATTTGGAGGCTTGGTATGAGAAGAAGAAACTGCGACTTGCAAAGCTGGGTAAATTGGGCCCGGTGCAGATCCATCAATCCGATAGCTTCAGCTTTTCGCGGATAAGCTTGCGTAATTGTTCCATTGCCTTGATCGCGTTCTTGGCGTCAGCTTTCAATGCGGATTCCCCAGGATAACGATACCGCACGCCAAACTTTGTAAGTAATGCCAACAACGGTTTCTCTAATTCCAACTCTGGAAAAAACGGTAGGCATTTTTCAGTAATGGCGAGTAGATCGTGTCCCCAAGCCGAGGGCTGCCCGCAGGACACCAAAAAGCCTTTGAGGTATTTCTCAATACACTGCTGTGCGTGAAAACCCGCGCCGTCGTAATTCGGAAACTTTCTTGCCCGATAATCACGCCGGGCAGAATGATAATCCTGCTCGGCTTTGGCAAGCCATTCAGCCACCAGGGCGTTCATAAAGCACCACCCCTTTCTCGACAATATCCCGATAGAAGCTATCACCCATTCGCAAGCGCTCAGCCACTTGTTGCGGCGACCGCACGAGAATATCCATCGGGAAGGAATGGGTTACACTCGTGGCAACTTCCACTTCGGGGTCGTCGACGCGCTGATCATCTTCAAGGATGACGAGCAGATCAACATCGCTGCGAGGATGGGCTTCATTGCGGCCGTAGGAACCGAACAAAAGGACCTTGAGCGGATTAAACTTTTGGGCGATTTGGTGAGCAACCGCCTGAATTTGTTCCTGAGTAATCATCTATCATCAAGCTGACGTTATTGGAAGTACCCAATTTTCATCTGAACTCCCTGATCAAACTGGTGATGCGGTCATCGCGATCCTGCTGAACCCAGTTCGCGATATTCCCCGTTATGCGGGGGCGAACGACAAGTAGGCCATCCTTTTCGATGAGCTCCGG contains the following coding sequences:
- a CDS encoding HEPN domain-containing protein — encoded protein: MNALVAEWLAKAEQDYHSARRDYRARKFPNYDGAGFHAQQCIEKYLKGFLVSCGQPSAWGHDLLAITEKCLPFFPELELEKPLLALLTKFGVRYRYPGESALKADAKNAIKAMEQLRKLIREKLKLSD
- a CDS encoding nucleotidyltransferase domain-containing protein; this encodes MITQEQIQAVAHQIAQKFNPLKVLLFGSYGRNEAHPRSDVDLLVILEDDQRVDDPEVEVATSVTHSFPMDILVRSPQQVAERLRMGDSFYRDIVEKGVVLYERPGG